ACCACCGGTTCAACCGGCGTCACGATCGGAATCACGGGCTCAATCGGCGCCACGACTGGCGGCGTGATAGGTATCTCCACCATGACCGGTTTCGTCACCACTACTGGCTCAACCGGCGCCACGACCGGAATGACTGGCTCAGCCACCGTCACGACCGGCGTTGGAACAGGTGTCTTCCCATCACTGCTCACTGGCGACTGCCCACTGCTCGCTGAAATCCCCCCACTGCTCACTGGCGTCCCTCCGGCCAATTCCGTTACCGGTACCGTGCTTACGGAAGCCGTGACCGCGTATACCGTCGGGCAGCAAATGAAACTCACGAAGCGATCCTGAATCAGCGACAAGACCCGGGCCCTTGCGGCGGTGGGATCAGGCGGGAGAGTGACCACCACCAAGCGACATCCCTCCAGGGAAACGCTGGCGGCGCGCTCAGGGATCAAGGCCAGTATACTGGCGGGACTTGCTCCCGAGAGGAGTAGCCCCACCATTTTGGGCGGCACCCCGGTGGCCGGATCAAGCAGCGGCACCGGCATGGTCGACTGCTTCTGGTAACCCAGTTCCTTGGCGACGGCACGAATCCGGCTCTGCGTATCCCGGCAGATCCGCCCCTTGTCACCCTTGCCATTCAACACAATCGAGACTGTTGTTTTGGTGACTCCAGCAATCCGTGCAATATCAGAAAGAGAAGGTTTGTTGTCCATGCATAACCCATTTAGCATTGGATATTAATGAAGTCAAGCGGCTGCTTCTTCCTGGATAAATTATCTGATCCCTTGGCCCATCTGGATGGCCAATCACTGATGAACTAGGAACCGCTATGAGCCATTGCCCGCGCCGTGATTGAGTTGCGCGAACTTGGCGTGCAGATCAGCGCAGAGCGTGAGGCGCAACTCCGGCAGAGCGCAATTAGTGTATCCGTAGTTCATAAGAAAGGGGGAACGCCGCGTGATTTGAGTGATTCCGATGATACGTTTGCCTTTATCGATGGCTATACACCGGGC
This genomic interval from bacterium contains the following:
- a CDS encoding LacI family DNA-binding transcriptional regulator, which produces MDNKPSLSDIARIAGVTKTTVSIVLNGKGDKGRICRDTQSRIRAVAKELGYQKQSTMPVPLLDPATGVPPKMVGLLLSGASPASILALIPERAASVSLEGCRLVVVTLPPDPTAARARVLSLIQDRFVSFICCPTVYAVTASVSTVPVTELAGGTPVSSGGISASSGQSPVSSDGKTPVPTPVVTVAEPVIPVVAPVEPVVVTKPVMVEIPITPPVVAPIEPVIPIVTPVEPVVVIEPVVAEVPVTPPVVAVVEPSIPVVTPVEPVVVIEPVAVEMPVTPPVETPVEPVVVAEPVMVEIPITPPVVTPVEPSIPVMAPVEPVVVAEPVMVEMPVTPPAVAVVEPVPEEPTTEPKTPDEPAQ